The sequence AAGAAGACcaaacttgggggggggggagggaagctcAGGGTGGGTGCTGAGCCCGCGCTGGGCACCCTGTGACCTCGGCACACATCTCCGAGGTGAGGAGAGGGCAAATTGCATCtcccggggaggggggagctgggagcagctgcgggaagggctctggggctgcagcctgctcggCCGAGCAGCTTTCGGTCCTCCTCTTCCCCCGGGCagcttgggcagggggaggccgggaggaggtgctgggggccgTCCAGGGGgcggctctgctcagccccagccggCAGAACCTCTCCGCCTTGCACCGGGTGCACTGGAGGCGAGGCCGGGAGCTGAAGGTGGCCGTCAGGGACCGCGGCAGCGAGGTGCAGTACCCCAGCAAAGACTACCGGGGccgcctggagctgctccccaacAACAGCCTCCGCATCAGCCCCCTGCGCAAGAACGACAGCAGCACCTACCAGGTGTACCTGGAGCAAGAGCAGGGCGAGGTGCACGTGGAGAGCATCCCCCTGAGGGTCTACGGTGAGCTGGGAGGGTCGTGGGCCCCcccctggggggaggggacgcggggaaggggacacaggggaGGTGGAGAGCATCCCCCTTGGGGAAGGGGACACcggggaggggacacaggggaGGTGGAGAGCATCCCCCTGGGGGAAGGGGACACAAGGGAGGTGGAAAGCATCCACCTGAGGGTCTGTGGTAAGCTGGGAGGGTCGTGGGCCCcccctggggggaggggacatggggaaggggacacaggggacGTGGAGAGCATCCCCCTGAGGGTCTACGGTGAGCTGGGAGGGTCGTGGGCCCCCTTGGGGAGGGGAcccaggggaggtggagagCATCCCCCTGAGGGTCTACGGTGAGCTGGGAGGGTCGTGGTCCCCCTTAAGGAGGGGACACGGGGGAGGGGACACAAGGGAGGTGGAGAGCATCCCCCTGGGGGTCTGTGATAAGCTGGGAGGGTCGTGGGCCCcccctggggggaggggacGCGGGGAAGGGGAcccaggggaggtggagagCATCCCCCTTGGGGAAGGGACACcggggaggggacacaggggaGGTGGAGAGCATCCCCCTGGGGGTCTGTGGTGAGCTGGGAGGGTCGTGGTCCCTCTGGGGGAGGCGACACGGGGGAGGGGACCCAGGGGAGGTGGAAAGCATCCCCCTGAGGGGAGGGGACACCGGGGAGGCTCTGCCCTCATCCTGCCCCCCGCAGATCGAGTCCCGAAGCCCTCGCTGAGGGTCAGGGTGAGCAAGGCCGAGCccgagctgtgctcagccacccTGGAGTGCGAGGTGGAGccggaggaggagctggggggggtgacCTACGAGTGGCTGTCCCCCCGGCGGCCGCTGCTGGCCGGTGCCAAGCTGCAGGTGGCCTTCAACCCCTCGCTGGAGACCTACACCTGCAGGGCCAGCAACCCTGTGTCCTCCAGCAATGCCTCCCTGACCTTCAGGcccccctgctcctgggcaggtaaacccccacccccccaccccctgcccacgccagaggggcttggaagtggctttggagcagggcagggcagggcagggcagcagggctgtgccaggctggagctgaccccaggctgcctttgctcctctgggctggggagggaagccCAAGCTGAGGAAGGGGTTCAAGGGTGGCCAAGGGCtaaccccttcccttcccttcccttcccttcccttcccttcccttcccttcccttcccttcccttcccttcccttcccttcccttcccttcccttcccttccttcccttcccttcccttcccttcccttcccttcccttcccttcccttcccttcccttcccttcccttcccttcccttcccttcccttcccttcccttcccttcccttcccttcccttcccttcccttcccttcccttcccttcccttcccttcccttcccttcccttcccttcccttcccttcccctcccctcccctcccctcccctcccctcccctcccctcccctcccctcccctcccctcccctcccctcccctccccacccctcccctccccccaggtgagtcctcctctgctgctgctgctgcatcctgctccaccaccgccctgctgctggccctgggacccttcctgctgctcctcttcctcctcactcCTGCCTGAGGATGCTCCAGGGTTGGTGTCTgcaccctggccccagcaccaGGATGaggccccctcctcctcctcctgccccccagccaggctgggtgcagagtggttGCTCAAGGGGAAACCAtcccacagccaggggctgctccaccagcaccctgctgggctcagcttccccccccccagcctctgtgCCTCGGTttccctcctcacctcctctgctttgctctcaccAGGGGCCCCCTCCTGCAGACCTGGGGATGAAATCTGCTGCCTTGGTGCTCTGAGGACCTTCAGGACCTAAAATGCTTCAGGACCTAAAATGCTTCATGGAGGATTAACTGCTTGGAaatcctccttcccttccccccccctcccacctTCAAACCTGGGACCTGGGAGGGGGCAAGCTGAGCCCTTCCTGGGGGCTCCCCACATGGACTTGGGAGgtcctcagccagcagctgctgccagcaagaCCTTTGGTGggacccagagcaggcagggcagggcagggcaggaggtgcccaGCCTGAAGTGGGTGGCCCTGGGGTGggtgcagctgggtgctgcccagccctgcaggcctgAGCCAGCAGAGACCCCCCCCAGGAGTGGGCAAGAGCCAAGGTGGCAGCTCTGGGTTAGCCTCCTGGCAAGGGTTcagcaggagaggtttggtCTCTTGCCCCCAGCAGGGTCTCTGGCTGGGCATTAAACTTCTCACCTTGaaccctctctgctctgcattcTCCCCTGGGCTTTGGCcacagcaggcacctgaggagcaggggagggggggtgagggaaggggctgcatgctgcccctcagcactcTTGGTGGGCACAGCAAGCCTCCCACAGCTGTCACCCATGGGAGGTCTCAGATCCTGGCTTCCCctgtctccccctcccccaggggGGACCACGACCCTCCCAGCTCACCACAGACCCTCAGGGGGATGctctccacctcccctgggTCCCCTCCCCCCAA comes from Dryobates pubescens isolate bDryPub1 chromosome 41, bDryPub1.pri, whole genome shotgun sequence and encodes:
- the LOC104302927 gene encoding CD48 antigen, yielding MSPGGGHHEETAAELPALLLFLLFVVQAWAGGGREEVLGAVQGAALLSPSRQNLSALHRVHWRRGRELKVAVRDRGSEVQYPSKDYRGRLELLPNNSLRISPLRKNDSSTYQVYLEQEQGEVHVESIPLRVYDRVPKPSLRVRVSKAEPELCSATLECEVEPEEELGGVTYEWLSPRRPLLAGAKLQVAFNPSLETYTCRASNPVSSSNASLTFRPPCSWADLGMKSAALVL